From Pseudomonas sp. CCI4.2, one genomic window encodes:
- a CDS encoding GNAT family N-acetyltransferase: MSPIRIRMLQSNDAEALLTFEVDNREWFERYIDARGSAFYSVQGVTDHIADYLSSFAAGTWHPFVIEDFGGNIVGRANLKDIDMAERSAEVGYRIAQTACGQGLATMAVRHLVQEAQLHWNLKQLVANVYAGNIGSAKVLKRCGFLIGHTSRLEGTEHDCRFSLSI; encoded by the coding sequence ATGAGCCCCATCAGAATTCGTATGCTGCAAAGTAATGACGCTGAGGCGTTGCTGACTTTTGAAGTGGACAATCGCGAATGGTTCGAGCGCTACATTGACGCGCGCGGTTCTGCTTTTTACTCGGTGCAGGGCGTCACTGACCATATTGCGGATTACTTATCCAGTTTTGCCGCCGGAACCTGGCACCCCTTTGTCATCGAAGATTTTGGCGGAAACATAGTGGGGCGAGCGAATCTGAAAGACATCGACATGGCCGAGCGGTCGGCAGAAGTCGGTTATCGGATTGCTCAAACCGCTTGCGGACAGGGGCTGGCAACAATGGCGGTGAGGCATCTGGTTCAAGAGGCGCAGTTACATTGGAACCTTAAACAACTGGTTGCCAACGTATATGCCGGAAATATCGGCTCGGCAAAAGTGCTCAAGCGTTGTGGCTTCTTGATTGGACATACCTCTCGGTTAGAAGGCACAGAGCACGATTGTCGGTTTAGCCTTTCGATTTAG
- a CDS encoding PH domain-containing protein, giving the protein MQHNQRERDFMSSYIKNTLIKDELVIYTGKISLWSLSPLFIMGLILLPFAFVGVLLWIVAIVRYLSTELAFTNKRVIAKFGFIRRKSIELTISKVESLQVNQGILGRLFDFGTLIISGAGNPQAPIPGISNPMMFRRAFMEYQDKVK; this is encoded by the coding sequence ATGCAGCACAACCAGCGAGAAAGGGATTTTATGTCAAGCTACATTAAAAACACGTTGATAAAAGATGAATTGGTGATTTACACAGGGAAAATTAGCTTATGGTCTCTGTCGCCACTATTCATTATGGGTCTGATTCTACTTCCATTTGCATTTGTGGGGGTTTTACTTTGGATTGTCGCAATAGTTCGGTACCTATCGACGGAGCTAGCTTTTACCAACAAAAGAGTAATTGCCAAATTCGGTTTCATACGCAGAAAATCAATAGAACTGACTATATCTAAAGTGGAAAGCCTTCAGGTGAACCAAGGAATACTAGGCAGACTGTTTGATTTTGGAACACTCATAATATCTGGCGCCGGAAACCCTCAGGCACCTATTCCAGGAATTTCGAATCCCATGATGTTTCGCCGAGCATTTATGGAGTATCAAGACAAAGTGAAATAG
- a CDS encoding magnesium and cobalt transport protein CorA produces MGRVVAAAVYSAGKKVANISIDEGAEWAAKPGHFVWIGLEQPNADELAILQRQFHLHELAIEDALEKHSRPKLETFGDALFIVTYSPIRENGKLEFIETHIFAGKGYVITSRNGHSKSYGLVRQRCEARPLLLEHGEDFVLYALLDFVTECYQPVTEAIHAELDELEGGVLGGVLMEADILSIHSLRRDVLRLRRYVAPMVEIGEELQKLAFPFIDKNMRPYFRDVEIHVTRQMEDLANLRDIASQTIEIGLLLESSRQSIVQRKFAAWAAILAFPTAIAGIYGMNFQNMPELSWHYGYFAVLGFIVAGCVGLYASFKRSGWL; encoded by the coding sequence ATGGGTCGAGTCGTTGCTGCTGCGGTTTACAGCGCCGGAAAGAAAGTTGCCAATATCTCCATTGATGAGGGCGCCGAATGGGCGGCCAAGCCCGGACATTTCGTTTGGATTGGGTTAGAGCAGCCTAACGCGGATGAACTGGCCATCCTGCAACGCCAGTTTCATTTGCATGAACTGGCCATCGAAGACGCCTTGGAAAAGCACAGCCGGCCCAAGTTGGAAACCTTCGGCGATGCGCTGTTTATCGTGACGTATTCGCCGATTCGCGAGAACGGCAAACTCGAGTTTATCGAGACGCATATTTTCGCTGGCAAAGGCTATGTCATCACCTCGCGCAACGGCCATTCTAAATCCTACGGATTGGTGCGTCAGCGCTGTGAAGCACGGCCGTTGCTCCTGGAACATGGCGAAGACTTCGTGTTGTACGCGCTGCTGGATTTCGTCACCGAGTGCTATCAACCAGTGACCGAGGCCATCCATGCCGAACTCGACGAGCTTGAGGGTGGTGTGTTGGGCGGGGTACTGATGGAGGCCGATATCCTGAGCATTCACAGCCTGCGTCGCGATGTCCTGCGGCTACGGCGCTACGTCGCGCCGATGGTGGAAATCGGCGAAGAGCTGCAGAAACTGGCCTTTCCGTTCATCGACAAAAACATGCGCCCGTACTTTCGCGATGTGGAAATTCACGTCACGCGGCAGATGGAAGACTTGGCCAACCTGCGGGACATCGCCAGCCAAACCATCGAAATTGGTCTGCTGCTGGAATCCTCCCGACAAAGCATCGTGCAACGCAAGTTCGCCGCCTGGGCCGCCATATTGGCGTTCCCAACGGCGATTGCCGGGATCTACGGGATGAACTTCCAGAACATGCCGGAACTGAGCTGGCACTACGGCTACTTCGCCGTGCTTGGGTTTATCGTCGCGGGATGCGTCGGTTTGTATGCCAGCTTCAAACGGTCGGGTTGGTTGTAA
- a CDS encoding TIR domain-containing protein: MLSLVRSLNKVSKNYSVFISHRWDYGNQLISLKNLLNKEEGLIASYEEVTVEQPINSENSSYIKGVLKGKILNSDVFIVVAGMYTAYSDWMEWEINTAVKNNIPVLGIKPRSAKRIPSLVSNNATEIVGWYTPSIVFAIRKLAK, from the coding sequence ATGCTATCGTTAGTAAGGTCATTGAATAAAGTGAGTAAAAATTATAGTGTTTTTATTAGTCATCGATGGGATTATGGCAATCAATTAATTTCTTTAAAAAATCTCCTGAATAAGGAGGAGGGCTTGATTGCATCCTATGAAGAGGTGACGGTAGAACAGCCTATAAACTCAGAAAATTCCAGCTATATAAAAGGGGTTTTAAAAGGGAAAATACTCAACTCGGACGTTTTTATTGTAGTTGCGGGTATGTATACAGCTTACAGCGATTGGATGGAGTGGGAAATAAATACGGCTGTGAAAAATAATATTCCTGTTCTAGGTATCAAACCAAGATCTGCAAAGCGAATACCGTCGTTAGTTTCAAATAACGCTACAGAAATCGTAGGTTGGTATACGCCGTCTATAGTGTTTGCTATCAGAAAGTTAGCAAAGTAA
- a CDS encoding NAD(P)H-dependent oxidoreductase has protein sequence MTDTSRLTIAVLLGSVRSDRQGIKAARLLLTALEKRGHEAVLVDPMVTRLPLLDRMYKEYPKGSAPAELEQLATLYRRADGFLLVSAEYNHGVPPALKNLLDHFLEEYMWRPSAITCYSAGGFGGVRAAMQLRMILGELGMPSIPSLFSIPYIGDALANDGQPKEEHTTKQMNRFLDEFEWYAQALRRQRADGVPY, from the coding sequence ATGACCGACACCTCGCGCCTGACCATCGCTGTATTGCTGGGCTCCGTGCGTTCCGACCGTCAAGGCATCAAAGCCGCTCGCTTACTTTTGACTGCGCTTGAAAAGCGGGGACACGAGGCGGTCCTCGTCGATCCCATGGTGACTCGCTTGCCTCTGTTGGACCGCATGTATAAGGAATACCCAAAAGGCTCGGCACCGGCTGAACTAGAGCAACTCGCCACGCTTTACCGCCGCGCCGATGGCTTCCTGCTGGTGAGCGCGGAATACAATCACGGGGTTCCGCCAGCGTTGAAAAATCTGCTCGACCACTTTCTTGAGGAATACATGTGGCGCCCTTCCGCGATCACCTGTTATTCCGCCGGAGGGTTTGGCGGCGTGCGGGCCGCCATGCAACTGCGCATGATTCTGGGAGAATTGGGCATGCCGAGCATTCCCAGCCTGTTTTCCATTCCGTATATCGGCGATGCCTTGGCCAATGATGGACAGCCCAAGGAAGAGCACACCACCAAACAGATGAACAGATTCCTGGATGAGTTTGAGTGGTATGCGCAGGCTTTGAGACGTCAACGAGCGGATGGGGTGCCTTATTGA
- a CDS encoding TIR domain-containing protein — translation MKVFISWSGPVSKRLGESIRDWLPGVLQLVTPYFTPSDIEKGGRWASDIAKELSSAELGILCVTRDNIHSDWLLFEAGALSKSLDKSFVCPILFGINNTDLAGPLKQFQTTEFTRLDFHKLITVINSRLGDQKLPTKTLDVVFDKWWPDLEEKISEILSSITIIDGPVRADREVLDEILLLSRAASRQTGQPFPPKVIESILETFIKLHYNDANTIGGYQESLDIMKDMSSPIKFIAKRYRGTSTSMTTLLDELEELTYEVIDSSANAHIDEDIPF, via the coding sequence ATGAAGGTATTTATCAGTTGGTCCGGCCCCGTTAGCAAGCGCCTAGGAGAATCTATCCGAGACTGGCTTCCTGGAGTACTACAGTTGGTGACGCCATATTTTACGCCTTCGGATATTGAAAAAGGTGGCCGCTGGGCAAGCGACATCGCCAAAGAACTTTCAAGCGCCGAGCTAGGAATTTTATGCGTAACGAGGGATAACATCCACAGTGATTGGTTGCTTTTTGAAGCAGGAGCGTTATCCAAAAGTTTAGATAAGTCTTTTGTATGCCCTATCTTATTCGGCATAAACAATACTGACCTCGCAGGTCCATTGAAGCAATTTCAGACGACAGAATTTACTAGGTTAGATTTCCACAAACTAATAACCGTTATTAATAGCAGACTGGGCGATCAAAAACTCCCGACGAAAACGCTTGACGTTGTATTTGACAAATGGTGGCCGGACCTTGAAGAAAAAATCAGTGAAATTCTTTCCTCTATTACAATAATTGATGGACCAGTGAGAGCTGATAGAGAAGTGTTAGATGAAATACTACTTTTATCGCGCGCTGCATCAAGACAAACGGGTCAACCATTCCCACCTAAAGTGATAGAAAGTATTCTTGAAACGTTTATAAAGTTACATTATAACGACGCAAATACTATCGGGGGCTACCAGGAATCACTGGACATAATGAAAGACATGTCAAGTCCGATAAAATTTATTGCTAAAAGGTATCGGGGCACATCGACCTCCATGACTACATTACTTGATGAACTTGAAGAGCTTACTTACGAGGTCATTGATAGCTCTGCAAATGCCCACATAGATGAAGATATACCGTTCTAA
- a CDS encoding aldo/keto reductase family oxidoreductase, producing the protein MSDASKAGTFLLGGRTVNRMGYGAMQLAGPGVFGPPKDPKAAIAVLREALAAGVNHFDTADFYGPHVTNQLIREALHPYAEDLVIVTKVGAQRGADASWTPAQTPAELTRAVHDNLHNLGLDVLEVVNFRAWGNMHSPNEDSIEEQFTALAELQRQGLIRHLGLSNVTATQVKQAQAIADIVCVQNHYNLSHRADEQLIAELGAQGIAYVPFFPMGGFTPLQSDVLSSVAVKLDASPLRVALAWLLQRAPNILLIPGTSSVAHLRENLSASELVIGVELLGELEGV; encoded by the coding sequence ATGAGCGACGCCAGCAAAGCAGGAACCTTTTTACTGGGCGGTCGGACAGTTAACCGAATGGGCTACGGCGCCATGCAGTTAGCGGGTCCCGGGGTATTTGGTCCACCCAAAGACCCGAAAGCGGCAATCGCAGTACTGCGCGAAGCGCTAGCGGCCGGGGTGAACCACTTTGATACGGCCGATTTTTACGGTCCGCATGTCACCAACCAGCTCATCCGCGAAGCCTTGCACCCCTACGCTGAAGATCTGGTAATCGTGACCAAAGTCGGCGCCCAGCGCGGAGCTGACGCTTCATGGACCCCGGCCCAAACTCCAGCCGAACTAACCCGTGCCGTGCATGACAACCTGCACAACCTGGGTCTAGACGTACTGGAAGTGGTGAACTTTCGGGCCTGGGGAAACATGCATTCACCCAACGAAGACTCCATTGAAGAACAATTCACCGCCCTCGCTGAACTGCAACGCCAAGGCCTCATTCGCCATTTGGGGCTGAGCAACGTCACGGCAACACAGGTTAAGCAAGCGCAGGCAATCGCCGACATCGTTTGCGTCCAGAACCACTACAACCTGTCCCACCGGGCTGACGAACAACTGATTGCCGAGTTGGGTGCCCAGGGCATTGCCTATGTGCCGTTCTTCCCCATGGGCGGGTTTACGCCGCTGCAGTCGGACGTTCTTTCGAGCGTCGCGGTGAAGTTGGATGCTTCGCCGCTGCGTGTCGCGCTGGCTTGGTTGCTGCAACGGGCGCCAAATATTTTATTGATTCCGGGGACTTCGTCCGTGGCGCACTTGCGGGAGAATTTGTCGGCGAGTGAGCTGGTGATTGGGGTTGAGTTGTTGGGTGAGTTAGAAGGGGTTTAG
- a CDS encoding M15 family metallopeptidase, protein MSYTPTALRMLDELGIPLSSVMDRNLQEFVEANGLELAEVDANGREHWLTSVAAQAWRQLKVSASEQGVEIYIVSAFRSVERQAAIIKRKLDSGLSIENILRVSAPPFFSEHHTGCAVDIGTPGCAALEREFEDTLAFEWLAENAESFGFQMSYPLNNPTGYAYEPWHWRVRSDFE, encoded by the coding sequence ATGAGCTACACGCCCACAGCCCTGCGCATGCTAGATGAACTAGGCATTCCGTTAAGCTCCGTAATGGATCGCAATCTGCAAGAGTTCGTTGAGGCGAACGGCTTGGAGCTTGCTGAGGTTGACGCAAACGGAAGAGAGCACTGGCTGACATCTGTTGCTGCCCAGGCGTGGCGACAGTTGAAAGTTTCCGCCAGTGAGCAAGGGGTGGAGATTTACATTGTTTCGGCTTTCAGAAGTGTTGAGCGGCAAGCGGCAATCATCAAAAGAAAACTGGACTCGGGCTTGAGTATTGAAAACATTCTTAGGGTCTCGGCGCCTCCATTCTTCAGCGAACACCACACGGGATGTGCCGTCGATATAGGCACGCCAGGCTGCGCTGCCCTCGAACGCGAGTTTGAAGATACATTGGCGTTTGAGTGGCTGGCAGAAAACGCGGAATCATTCGGTTTCCAGATGTCTTACCCGCTCAACAATCCCACCGGCTACGCCTATGAGCCGTGGCATTGGCGAGTTAGATCTGACTTCGAATGA
- a CDS encoding tetratricopeptide repeat-containing protein: protein MDILSDTPQKKICFVVMGFGKKTDHKTGRLLNLDATYHEIIKPAVEELGIKCIRADEINHSGVIDKEMYGLLLSADVVIADISTSNSNAIYELGVRHALKKNTTIIMSEKSGILHFDLNHIATIQYEHLGEDIGCSEARKVKLRLVELLKTTLTSNEVDSPVYTYIPNLRVPQLTSEEVVRLVEYSIEAEKDWRRIFGSAEAALTNGEFNEAKNLYQAALSLRPKDEYLIQRLTLCTYKAEMPSVTMACMNAMIILSDLNPDESNDPETTGLAGAIHKNIWRETNKVEFLDGAIAFYNRGFTIKKDYYNGENLAICYLEKASFLKLKDLSDKDYYVYEYSAKKTFEAVFEIVRRIIESENFIERNDKKWVYASAAKSSEFLGYTEQHILYTEKFKSLSDNAWDLETFNKNAIVSKVIE, encoded by the coding sequence ATGGATATTTTATCTGATACACCACAGAAAAAAATCTGCTTTGTGGTTATGGGTTTCGGTAAAAAGACAGATCACAAAACGGGTAGATTGTTAAATCTAGATGCAACCTATCATGAGATAATAAAACCAGCCGTTGAAGAACTAGGCATAAAATGTATTAGAGCTGATGAAATTAATCACTCAGGTGTTATAGATAAAGAAATGTACGGCCTTTTGCTTTCTGCCGATGTCGTCATAGCAGATATTTCAACGAGCAATTCAAACGCGATATACGAATTGGGTGTTCGACATGCGTTAAAGAAAAACACTACAATAATAATGTCTGAAAAGTCTGGAATTCTGCATTTTGATTTGAATCACATAGCTACTATTCAATACGAGCATTTAGGTGAGGATATAGGATGCTCGGAAGCTAGAAAGGTTAAGCTTCGATTAGTAGAGTTATTAAAAACTACATTGACTTCTAATGAGGTGGATAGTCCTGTCTATACTTACATTCCCAATCTTCGCGTGCCTCAACTAACTAGTGAAGAGGTAGTACGATTAGTTGAATACTCCATCGAAGCAGAAAAAGATTGGCGTCGCATTTTTGGGAGTGCGGAGGCCGCCCTCACAAATGGCGAGTTTAATGAAGCCAAGAACCTATATCAGGCAGCGCTTTCGCTAAGGCCAAAAGATGAATACCTGATACAACGGTTGACGCTTTGTACTTATAAAGCGGAGATGCCTAGTGTGACAATGGCATGTATGAATGCCATGATCATATTGTCTGATTTAAACCCGGATGAAAGTAATGATCCCGAAACCACGGGGCTTGCTGGAGCAATTCATAAAAATATTTGGCGAGAAACCAACAAGGTGGAGTTTTTGGATGGAGCAATAGCGTTCTATAATCGGGGTTTTACGATTAAGAAAGATTATTATAATGGAGAGAATCTCGCAATTTGTTATTTGGAGAAAGCTAGCTTCTTGAAATTGAAAGATCTGTCAGACAAAGATTACTATGTTTATGAGTATTCTGCAAAAAAGACTTTTGAGGCTGTCTTCGAAATCGTTCGTAGGATAATTGAGTCAGAAAATTTTATTGAGAGAAATGATAAAAAATGGGTCTATGCGAGCGCAGCAAAATCCTCAGAATTTTTGGGGTATACGGAACAGCATATTTTATATACTGAGAAATTTAAGTCATTGTCTGATAACGCTTGGGACTTAGAAACATTTAATAAAAATGCTATCGTTAGTAAGGTCATTGAATAA
- a CDS encoding DUF6388 family protein, translated as MDALDLNEAALAKYITTNPGLLDEIKDLSPEEQKQQTQWAFEDEAEDQGIEPWELALQLVAENPEQLKTMRLEAHHQVAETLGMDWAEYCELNDIQE; from the coding sequence ATGGACGCATTAGACTTGAATGAAGCCGCACTGGCGAAATACATCACCACCAACCCTGGCCTGCTGGATGAGATAAAAGACCTCAGCCCGGAGGAGCAAAAGCAGCAGACGCAATGGGCGTTCGAAGATGAAGCCGAAGATCAAGGCATCGAACCCTGGGAGTTGGCGTTGCAACTGGTCGCGGAAAACCCTGAGCAATTGAAAACCATGCGCCTCGAAGCGCATCACCAAGTGGCCGAAACCTTGGGTATGGACTGGGCCGAATACTGCGAGTTGAATGACATTCAGGAATGA
- a CDS encoding LysR family transcriptional regulator: MATDIQDLLAFVAVVNAGGFREGARASGKSASSLSDAVRRIETRLGVRLLNRTTRSVAPTEAGARLMERIVPALGEVESALDVVNDFRDRPSGTLKLNVPVSAARLVLPAIITPFLNAYPDIRLEVIVEESFVDMLAAGCDAGIRYDERLEQDMIAVPIGPRFQRFATAASPAYLNARGRPEHPRDLLEHACLRGKFPSGSMPPWEYERDGETLRVDPTGPLIVRVGGAVDLAVQAAIDGLGIVYLFEDWLRPYLDSGALEPVLEPWWQKFTGPFLYYPGRRYVPSPLRAFVDFIKAG; encoded by the coding sequence ATGGCGACAGATATTCAGGACTTGCTGGCCTTTGTGGCCGTGGTCAACGCAGGCGGATTTCGCGAGGGCGCCCGTGCAAGCGGGAAATCGGCCTCAAGCCTCAGCGACGCGGTCCGACGCATAGAAACCCGGTTGGGCGTGCGTTTGCTCAATCGCACCACCCGCAGCGTGGCGCCAACCGAGGCCGGCGCCCGGTTGATGGAGCGCATCGTACCCGCACTGGGCGAAGTCGAGTCGGCGTTGGATGTGGTCAACGACTTTCGCGACCGGCCTTCGGGCACGCTCAAATTGAACGTGCCGGTCAGCGCCGCACGGTTGGTACTTCCCGCGATCATCACGCCGTTCCTGAACGCCTACCCCGACATCCGCCTGGAAGTGATCGTCGAAGAGAGCTTCGTCGATATGCTGGCGGCGGGTTGTGACGCCGGCATTCGCTATGATGAGCGACTTGAACAGGACATGATCGCCGTGCCCATCGGCCCTCGGTTTCAACGCTTTGCCACCGCCGCATCGCCGGCCTATTTGAACGCCAGAGGTCGGCCCGAACACCCGAGAGACCTGCTCGAACATGCCTGCCTGCGCGGCAAATTTCCTAGCGGCTCGATGCCACCTTGGGAATACGAACGTGATGGCGAAACCCTGCGCGTCGACCCGACGGGTCCGTTGATCGTCAGGGTCGGAGGCGCCGTGGACTTGGCAGTACAAGCGGCGATAGATGGCTTGGGTATTGTTTACTTGTTCGAGGACTGGTTGCGTCCTTACTTGGACAGCGGCGCACTAGAACCGGTACTTGAACCTTGGTGGCAGAAGTTTACTGGACCGTTTTTGTATTACCCAGGGCGCCGCTATGTCCCCTCGCCTCTGAGGGCATTCGTGGACTTTATTAAGGCGGGTTGA
- a CDS encoding amidotransferase, which yields MSLRICILETDVLRPELVDQFQGYGQMFERLFSRQPIAAQFSIYNVMHGVYPADDEQFDAYLVTGSKADSFGSEPWIQTLKTYLLQRFERGDKLLGICFGHQLLALLLGGKTERATQGWGVGTHRYTLAPAAPWMTPAIDNLTLLISHQDQVTALPDNATVIASSEFCPFAAYHINHQVLCFQGHPEFIHDYSRALLDIRQQALGDDIYSNAIASLEHEHQGTTVAEWMMRFVAHKVEVEEV from the coding sequence GCATCTGCATTTTGGAAACCGATGTCCTGCGGCCAGAACTGGTCGATCAATTTCAGGGTTATGGGCAGATGTTTGAGCGGTTGTTTTCACGGCAACCGATTGCTGCGCAATTCAGCATCTACAACGTCATGCACGGTGTTTATCCGGCGGACGACGAGCAGTTCGATGCGTACCTGGTGACCGGCAGCAAGGCTGATTCATTTGGCAGCGAGCCGTGGATTCAAACGCTAAAAACCTATCTGCTGCAACGCTTCGAGCGCGGCGACAAATTGCTCGGCATCTGCTTCGGCCATCAGTTATTGGCGCTGCTGCTGGGCGGTAAAACTGAACGTGCGACGCAGGGCTGGGGCGTTGGCACCCATCGCTACACGCTGGCGCCCGCTGCACCCTGGATGACACCGGCCATTGATAACCTGACGTTATTGATCAGCCATCAAGATCAAGTGACGGCACTCCCGGACAACGCCACCGTTATCGCGTCCAGTGAGTTTTGTCCGTTTGCCGCGTACCACATCAACCATCAGGTGTTGTGCTTCCAAGGACATCCTGAATTTATCCATGACTACTCCCGCGCTTTGCTGGACATTCGCCAACAAGCGCTTGGCGACGATATTTACAGCAATGCCATCGCCAGCCTGGAACACGAGCATCAAGGCACAACCGTAGCGGAATGGATGATGCGGTTTGTGGCGCACAAGGTTGAGGTTGAAGAGGTCTGA
- a CDS encoding NAD-dependent epimerase/dehydratase family protein, translated as MRILVTGATGFVGSAVVQQLLKAGHRVMGLTRSEAGAAALNAMGTDIQHGSLEDVQRLRDGAAACEAVIHTAHGEGDHGFIPLLIALARKTVAACYIGDGLNRWPAVHRLDAANLYRLAIEHGAAGARYRAIGEEGVPFKDIAEVIGRRLKQPVVSNLPMKPPSILVGSRCAQAWTARPQANTPKHCWSGSQHITD; from the coding sequence ATGCGTATCCTTGTGACTGGAGCAACGGGTTTTGTCGGATCTGCGGTGGTGCAACAGCTTCTTAAAGCGGGTCACCGCGTAATGGGGCTGACGCGATCAGAGGCGGGCGCCGCCGCACTCAACGCGATGGGTACTGACATCCAGCATGGCTCGCTGGAGGATGTGCAACGCCTTCGCGACGGTGCGGCGGCCTGCGAGGCGGTGATCCATACGGCGCACGGCGAAGGCGATCACGGGTTTATCCCGCTGTTGATTGCGCTTGCCCGGAAAACCGTTGCTGCGTGCTACATCGGCGACGGGCTCAACCGCTGGCCCGCCGTGCATCGCCTCGACGCGGCGAACCTCTACCGGCTAGCCATCGAACACGGTGCCGCCGGAGCCCGCTACCGCGCTATCGGCGAAGAAGGCGTGCCATTCAAAGACATCGCCGAGGTGATTGGTCGACGTCTGAAACAGCCCGTCGTCAGCAACCTCCCGATGAAGCCGCCGAGCATTTTGGTTGGTTCAAGGTGTGCGCAGGCATGGACAGCCCGACCTCAAGCCAACACACCCAAACACTGCTGGAGTGGAAGCCAACACATCACGGACTGA
- a CDS encoding crotonase/enoyl-CoA hydratase family protein, with product MSELISYSLEDGIATLTLSNGKVNAISPEVITAFNSALDQAEQDRAVVIITGQPGIFSGGYDLKVMMTGPVNAINLVTAGSTLARRLLAHPFPVVIACPGHAVAKGAFLLLSVDYRIGVDGPFSIGLNEVQIGMTMHHAGIELARDRLSKSALHRSVINGEMFDPKGAVDAGFLDKVVSAEDLQSAARAAAAQLKKINMVAHKNTKLKVRKALLDALDESIMLDQQHSVVG from the coding sequence ATGAGTGAGTTGATTTCGTACAGCCTGGAAGACGGCATCGCCACCCTGACCTTGAGTAATGGCAAGGTCAATGCAATTTCCCCGGAGGTGATCACGGCCTTCAACTCGGCGCTGGACCAAGCCGAGCAAGACCGCGCGGTGGTGATCATTACCGGTCAACCGGGCATTTTTTCTGGGGGTTATGACCTCAAGGTCATGATGACGGGCCCGGTAAACGCGATCAATTTGGTCACGGCCGGTTCGACCTTGGCCCGCCGCCTATTGGCGCACCCGTTCCCGGTGGTTATTGCTTGCCCCGGCCACGCCGTCGCTAAAGGCGCGTTCCTGTTGTTGTCAGTGGACTACCGCATCGGCGTCGATGGGCCGTTCAGCATTGGTTTGAATGAAGTTCAGATTGGCATGACCATGCACCACGCCGGGATTGAGTTGGCGCGTGACCGTCTGAGTAAATCCGCGCTGCATCGCTCGGTGATCAATGGCGAGATGTTCGACCCAAAAGGCGCCGTGGATGCGGGTTTCCTCGACAAAGTGGTCAGCGCCGAAGACTTGCAAAGTGCTGCACGCGCCGCTGCAGCGCAGTTGAAGAAGATCAATATGGTTGCTCACAAAAACACCAAATTGAAGGTACGCAAAGCCCTGCTGGACGCCCTTGACGAGTCGATCATGCTGGATCAGCAACACTCAGTGGTCGGATAA